The region ataatattaaatatctatATGTCTGTAATtcaccaaaataaaattttccaaaagcaTTTGCATCTATTATGCtctgtaaaatataaatttaacttcactttaaaaaaacgaaaattgttatcaatatgaaataattaaaacataaatatcttTAATGTAATGAATATAAAATGTCAACATCAATTATTGTTTATTAGGTATGTTAGTTGATCATCCTCAATGATTGTTTATTAGGTATGTTAGTTGATCAACCCCACTAGCATTGACGTCAAGATTCATCAATGTTGGCTTCAAAGTAGATAAATTAGTCTTCTCTTGGATTATCACTGGAAACTGATGCCTGTACTATCAATTGAATCTACTCAGACTAGAACAACTCAACACATTGAATGAACTATAAAATATGCCTGACTTTTATACAACAAAGTATAGAAGGCATGCCTATAAACCACATTCATATTAGATGACCATTCGGAAAAAGAACAGAAAGTTCAGAATGCAAAGAACACAAATGAACAGCAGGAATTCTGTATTAAGAAGTTCAACTGCCAGTTGCTGATGTAAACTGGTAAGAAGCGTAAGAGAGAGAGCCAAGTTCAATACTACTGTGGATGAGTTTGGCCTTTGCATTCTCACCAGCAGCACCAATAGCAACATGCAGCGGATAAAAATGATCTGGCCATGGATGAGCCTTTTTTGCATGTGGTGCTTTCTCTTCATAATGATTCACATCTTCATATCTacaaaatcaatacaaaacttTAACAAACAATCCATAGGAGCCAAATTCTGCAACATTTAATGTCTAGTTAGTTTTCCTATGTCATACAGTATCTTGGTAAAGTGATCCATGGCAGCTAACATCCTTAATAAGAACAACTAAGCATTTATCTGTTCCTAGTGATTTACAACCAATCCATGAAGAGCCAAACTCTACAACATTCAATGGCTAGTTTTCCAATGCCATGCACTAGCTTGGTAATTAGATGCATGTAGTTAAACATCCATAACAAAGTAAAACACTTATCTAGTTTGAACACCAGAACAGAGAAAACTTGCATACCTTCCTTCAAGAAGAGCATCTTTCAACCAGTTATCAAATTCTAGAGCCCAGGGCTGAACAGTGGAGTTAGGACTAATGGCTCTCAAGTTATGAACAGCACTTCCAGAACCCATGATGAGTACACCTTCATCTTTAAGAGGGGCCAATGCTTTTCCAAGGTTATAATGATGAGTTCCATCTTGGTTTGATTGAATAGAAAGCTGACAAACTGGAATGTCGGCTTCTGGGTACATCAAAAAGAGAGGAACCCAAGCTCCATGGTCCAGTCCTCTCTTTGTATCTTCATCAACACGGTTGAAACCAGATTTTCTCAGTAGTTCCTTCACCCTCCTTGCCAATTTTGGTGCTCCAGGAGCAGGATATTTAAGCTAACAACAGAGGAAGCATAAGAGATTTCCacaaaaatataccaaacaACATCACCATGGAAAGTCCTATATCTCaaatgaaaacaaacaaaacattcTTTTGGGAGAAATTATCAAACAGCAACAAGTCAAAAACTCAATTCCTCCTTTGTAACGAAACTAAAAGCACATACTTTCTCAAAACAAAGAATGCAACTAGAAGAATGAAGAAGAGGGGTGTCATAAATTTAGAGGTACTAGGTGGAAACCTGGTACATTTCTTTGGGGAATCCATAGAAGTCGTAGATGGTGTCGTTGACGGAGTCAACCACGTTGACCGTCGGAACTGTGGTGTCCCAGTGGCCGGAGATGACGAGAATTGAAGAGGGTTTGTGAGGAAACACGTCGTTCTTCCATGACTGAAGAAACTTCCTAGCCTCAATGGTTTCATCAATGGACAAAGTGGGTGATCCATGAGATATGTAAAATGTCTCCTTCAACGCCATTTCTATTACCaaattctcttttctttctttatactCTCTCTTTTGCTAAATCTTCGTTTTGCCACACACTCGAAACAAAACAACACTGcatcaaaatttcataatatagaCACACAAATGTGGGAGAGAGAATAGAGGAGAAGACACAAATGAGTGGACTTCATTTGTTTCACTCTTTACGAAACATCCACCAACTTCAAGTGCTCACGCATGGACAAAATAGTCTTATCACATTTCATTCACTCACCTAATCATTCTGGTGTggaaataattgaatttataaaagtataatttatcgcttttaaaatataaattggtcagtaattatgaaaataactgaaataaataaatcttgAAAATCTCTGATCCACTTATTCTACATCCTCACAACGTTAATACTATTATAGTTTTCCTTATCATACAAGGAGAAACTAGTGTTctgaaattaaaatagtatagttttagaaaaataaataattaaaaaagaaaattgacaaCTAATCCTTTAACCTAATGGTGTGCCCCAAACGGATTAGAATTTTGGGTGTATTTTTGTATGAGCAAACTTACCCTTCTTTTCTAGAATCAATTCATGTTTGAATAACCACCTTTTTTTTCGCTTATTCAAATATATCACATTGCTCTTTTATCTTAATATCTTATTATGCTTGTGAttcttgtaatattttaaatcttttatttttgttttatggtCTCTATAACACTTATGTGAACAGCAGAAGTCGTGTTATATACAtttcatattactttatttgagTTTTACTATGATACATCAATTTTAAGGTGGAACttgtgacaaaaaaaaatactatttatttaattattattattttctacaatatacttataaaatttaaaggcaATACGATGATATctaattatactaaaaaaaaaaaatatatatatatatatatatatgagttttACTATGATACATTAATTTTAAGGTGAAACTTGTgacgaaaaaaaaatactatttatttaattattattattttctacaatatacttataaaatttaaagacaatACGATGATATCTaattatactatatatatatatatatatatatatatatatatatatatatatatataatactatatGCATCTTATATCTATATCGTTTAAtaccttttatattttctacacTAAAAGAGGAAggagtgttatttatttacagtttttttCTCATATACTGATTTTCAAACAGGTAGAGGAAAAAGGTTATGGATAGAgttcacttggactgttggaagtaaatagaaggtaactccgatttgtcattcgatgacaatcggcgcatttggagcagagagaaaagtgaTGGTAGAGTTTTtcgttccctgaaatgttataaaattattcactgcattggtttgccatgcatttcccGGAAAAATACCCACAATGtcggcgaagaagggatcaggcatgttgggggcagccatctatgataaggttatcaaatttttgtgtttcacatacaatcataaaatagggaagtgagacaaatatcacacaaaaaatacagcatatcataataagataaaataaaatatgaaaattctctcaaatccataaaactagattttattatactttataaagatattgaataattttgtagtgactagtccggataaatgagctcatggccaacaagtaactcaagaacatctcatattgagtaatactaactcgtataaatccccaaggtcatacctccaactacaataatcaaatctttatttatcataaattttatttcaatattaaaccatataattatataaataaatatataggatcaatgaataattaaaataaataaaaaggacaagtactagagataaatataaataaataaatgagagtaaatataaattgaataaataggaccagtgcactACTggatatgaatataaataaatgaggtTAGGTACACCTCActtaaatgtaaatataaaaataattacgaggagataagaaaaaaaaaataaaagtcaaaagaTAGAATGATAAATGTCTCTTCTCCCTTACCTCaaagattgaaaaagataaatgctCGTTTCTCCTTTTTATACACTCGCACTATTAgcactctttttttttgtaacgCCTTTGTTGTTTTTATCATTCACTTCTTGTATTGCTTCCTTTCACTTTCACTCTCActgacttttttttcttttagcttTGAATCTTTGCTATTTATAGACATCTAAAtctatacatacatatataggTATACTTTtgcattcaatttcttttagattttgttCAGATTTGGTTTATCTCCATTTGTCCAAAGCTCTAAGCATTTAATGTTCTGACGTTATGTACTTAAGCTTTATTCAACGACGTTCAATGTAATTAGCTAAACAAAAATGCTATCATTATATTCCATGCATCGTgtatcaaaagaaataaaactcatatatatatatatatatatatatatatatatatatatatatatatatatatatatatataaggagcCGATGCATCgtcatatgtatatatattccGATAGGCTTTAGCTTTCAGATGATTATTAAATGAACATACAtagaatattataatatatatatatatatatatatatatatatatatatatataaattttctttattattttttttctataaaaattatcttaatttctttctcctttatatttttatcattttatttaaatgtttattatcatcattatagtagtacttattaattattattattattattctatatatatatatttattttatgactgtcattatttttaataaaataaaatatttataaataatgtgatattaataaattgtatattattgtaatataaaatttatgcatGTTATAGAACTATAAAGTTAATCTAGTGATAAAAGTGTAAAGAAAAGATAGGAGAAATTGTAGATTCAAACTCTTTTAAAGtttggaaaatataaaattgatttaaaagatttaaaaagaaaagtgcAAGCGGTCATAATTAGAACTTCCTCTACTAACAAAACTAACATttacgataaaaaaaataaattataaggtatttttcaaactttttattttaaaacgaataacattttaataattttttatatgcattttattttttcaaaacttaaaaaatgatattttgatcttAAGATTTAGGGTAACATTTTATTTCACGTTAACATGTTTCAATAAAAAATGTTCTATAAAATCCGTCTTATATTGAAAATTCTATAAAATGTATATGTTATGATCTCGAGCATGCACAGTGGATTAGAAATTATTCTAAATACTGTGGTGTGAAATCCCATATTACATAAATACCTAATAGAAAATGAGGGTAAGtactaaaagaatatttaaatattacacTATTATagaaatagtaaagaaaaaaaaattacaagtgacTAAAAGTGAAAACTGATATATTTGCATGATGAAAAAAGTTTTTAAGCTTAGGTTTATCTGTAAAATATAAACTCAAAATTTGTGATTTATTGAGAtcatatatgtattatatataaaatttatatcgcACAATATCATCTTGGAATACACATCTAAGTAAGATTACCACGCGAAGATAAGATAGAGAATGTTAAATGGGTCTATTAAAgtactataaaaaattattgaatattatttattaattattatatttagtaCTTAAGTGATGTTGACTTAGTATCAAAATATCTGTAAACATTCTAATATCTTGTTTATACTGAAGATTGTAGACTTAAAAAATCTTGATTAAGAAGGTGACATATTACAATCTCATCCCAATAAACACAAATTCCATGTTTCATcccaacaaaaacaaattctATGTACCAACAATTTGTTTTCGGATCctttcaacaacaataataatctTACCCTATCTCACTAGATAAGATGAGTGCATGGACCAAACAACATATTtgaattatgttaaaattttctgAGGGATATTATTCACCACAATATcccttttaataatttattttaataccctagttgctttttattttttttcatgtatttcttatttgaaaaattttaatttgacttTCATTTTTTGACTCTCATTTATTAATGTCTGACGTAAATTAGTGTAGATCATTGattctttcaaagaaaaatatagtattAATTAATGACATACACTAAATCACGTCAAaagtaaagaataaaaataaaaaaatatgagtcataatatcattatccttcTTACTCTACCTATGAAAAGAGAATTCGCCTTCTAGTTTCAAAGTTCAGTCCAAATCAAGTTTCCTTTCTCGTTTTCAGCTTCCAGAGAATTCAAAGTAAAAAGCAACACATcaagttactttttttaattaatatatgcaCCAAATCCTTATAAATATActcttttattcaaaaaaagaaaaagaaaagtgttGATAATCATGTGAATTATATATGATCAACATATGAAAAGAAACAGAGTCATGTGCCAAGTAGGTTTATAAAAACTTAGAGATATATGTATTTAACgtaataaatattatcaatttCAACATTCATAAAATATGTACTATTTACTGTACGCAATAAAGGAACGTTAAAAAAGGTTATAATGTCTGAAAAGAGTTGAAAGTTTCAACTTTTGATTACATTAATGGGATTGCTAAACATGTGATATGAGTGTTAATATTAGAAAATGGTTAGTGCTTTACACTCCATGATTCTGATTCCCATACCACAAGTTCAGCTCCCTTTCACATCATTGTATTGTTACTATCATTGTTTATGTTCAAGTTAgaaactttataaataaataaaaaatgatttagaGAAAAATTTGCCCAAAATTGATCAGTTAAATTAGATCCTTCCAAAAAATATGTGGtgaaaaaactcaaaattttgGGTGTTGGTGAAAATTAAGCAACAATCATGTCCAAAACTAACACAAATAACAAACGACCAAACAGTCGAAGATTATGCACACCAAAAACTAACTCTTCCAACTTATTCCGATaacatcattaaaattaatcattctaTTTGAAGTTTTGTTTGCCTTAAAAtctgaaatttttttatgattttatttttaattatc is a window of Vigna unguiculata cultivar IT97K-499-35 chromosome 4, ASM411807v1, whole genome shotgun sequence DNA encoding:
- the LOC114181141 gene encoding extradiol ring-cleavage dioxygenase-like; its protein translation is MALKETFYISHGSPTLSIDETIEARKFLQSWKNDVFPHKPSSILVISGHWDTTVPTVNVVDSVNDTIYDFYGFPKEMYQLKYPAPGAPKLARRVKELLRKSGFNRVDEDTKRGLDHGAWVPLFLMYPEADIPVCQLSIQSNQDGTHHYNLGKALAPLKDEGVLIMGSGSAVHNLRAISPNSTVQPWALEFDNWLKDALLEGRYEDVNHYEEKAPHAKKAHPWPDHFYPLHVAIGAAGENAKAKLIHSSIELGSLSYASYQFTSATGS